The uncultured Desulfuromonas sp. genome has a segment encoding these proteins:
- a CDS encoding site-specific integrase gives MTTISLLSMWHDVLSISPVSEQIYRDHEHVIVALVAAFPGMSKGEVHQVLYRQDVERLCRTLRDKASVTSYSHRVTFLALLLEYGHKNLSWDVYIPSIPSTTKRPVNPFKEGHFGQDLVKKTQSALIKDLSSPAPTNETAKVGQILLAALLFGGVIEEKNLKKLMCHLPEAAEMCSGNSLIPLEEGQNDLVQYWISDPLTKTLLDRAGLKEEDTFSFNNVSSATVIQKYLRKFGPELKVKIAELRQQVKIQLFLTLPPFLVHHAEGQLSSTALPIATWQRLLTSKALNLILQAEEVKPSSFLTAFDTTAPCTLSAPGRQQLLLWKKLQKKLGRENSHAEFRRSIEQFLAQEDGNIYPALYYLCQWGIDLMRAISKDELKSYPFREASKLRPSSALKYMGDIARYLLTAAQDDGLLSLDEREELEDIYQETCSLAEKNKINKRRKISAVPISQRCAESLRRFHGFLQYRFGASNVDFSTLIHDGKAVHVDANLISYIEYERLLDVLSGSGELSRLQRIQRLVVILGFRCGLRRGECLRLRLCDFHPGENPVLLIRTSHYGRTKTRSSARQLPLKALLGDQFLQEFLALYHDRKMESADHEALLLSGIDDDHHIDPALIFTPIRMALHQVTGDNSLRYHHLRHSFANWIFLRLLRPDFEPGDAPFLDHDDFSLASCQMLRYHLLGGQNQSRKILSETARLLGHESPKTTLHSYVHILDWLLARYLSTPPCEPSLSVKALSTLTGLDQDKIYYRQSKCRKDLPSEHRWYLSDYLPFVKSKLDTLQIPTTTPNIAPLPNHAMKSESFLKLQVAIPAALFKMAQGKDINKLEKQFHIPASTLIAWQSMSDAIAGILTSRKIPRHINIQTRENGYQVFPPPVNSKVEKNLQRRIFIHVAEFNQEEILGLKKFLCHFLQHYSISDKGITLRDINLVGHYAKRLQILGIMQKEICVTAVLFAPKSMSLQEKSSFSKQTQSELSKQVGRSVHVVLSEQETKKQEHITYTIKVIDPTDQRNEERDGIFYANYGFRSALYLLAIALLQPQDLNR, from the coding sequence ATGACAACGATCTCCTTACTGTCAATGTGGCATGATGTCTTGAGTATTTCTCCGGTATCCGAGCAAATTTATAGAGACCATGAGCATGTAATTGTAGCACTCGTAGCAGCTTTTCCCGGTATGTCCAAAGGTGAGGTCCATCAAGTGTTATACCGACAGGATGTGGAACGACTTTGTCGCACGCTACGGGATAAGGCCTCAGTGACCTCCTACAGTCATCGTGTCACATTTTTGGCGCTACTTCTAGAATATGGCCATAAAAATCTAAGCTGGGATGTGTATATCCCGTCAATCCCAAGCACGACAAAGCGCCCAGTCAATCCGTTCAAGGAGGGGCATTTCGGACAAGACTTAGTGAAGAAGACTCAATCTGCTCTGATTAAGGATTTATCGTCACCGGCCCCAACTAACGAGACAGCCAAAGTTGGTCAGATACTTTTGGCTGCCCTGCTCTTTGGTGGCGTTATTGAAGAAAAAAATCTTAAAAAGTTGATGTGTCACTTGCCTGAAGCTGCTGAAATGTGCTCAGGAAACAGCCTGATTCCGTTGGAAGAGGGTCAAAACGATTTAGTCCAGTACTGGATCAGCGATCCATTGACAAAAACTTTATTGGATAGAGCGGGCCTCAAAGAAGAAGATACGTTTTCTTTCAACAACGTATCTTCGGCGACAGTCATACAAAAATACTTACGTAAGTTTGGCCCGGAACTGAAGGTAAAAATAGCGGAATTACGTCAGCAGGTTAAAATCCAACTATTTTTGACGCTTCCGCCCTTTTTGGTTCATCATGCCGAGGGACAACTCTCTTCAACAGCACTGCCCATTGCAACATGGCAACGCCTTCTGACAAGTAAAGCGCTCAATCTCATACTTCAGGCAGAAGAAGTCAAACCGAGTTCTTTCCTCACCGCCTTTGACACCACAGCACCATGCACACTTTCAGCACCGGGAAGACAACAATTACTCCTCTGGAAAAAACTCCAGAAAAAGTTGGGCAGGGAAAATTCCCATGCAGAGTTTCGCCGCTCAATCGAACAATTTTTAGCACAGGAAGATGGCAACATCTATCCAGCGCTATATTATCTCTGCCAATGGGGCATCGACCTTATGCGGGCGATTTCCAAGGATGAGTTAAAAAGCTATCCATTTCGGGAGGCCTCCAAACTACGACCGAGCAGCGCACTGAAATATATGGGCGATATTGCCCGCTATCTTTTAACCGCCGCGCAAGACGATGGGCTTTTGTCATTGGATGAGCGCGAAGAGCTGGAAGACATTTACCAGGAAACGTGTTCTCTGGCCGAAAAAAACAAAATCAACAAACGGCGAAAGATCTCAGCGGTTCCCATATCTCAAAGATGCGCAGAATCTCTGCGACGCTTTCATGGATTTCTTCAATATCGCTTTGGCGCCTCCAATGTTGACTTCTCGACATTGATCCATGACGGTAAAGCGGTTCACGTCGATGCCAACCTCATCAGTTACATTGAATATGAAAGGCTGCTTGATGTCCTCAGTGGATCGGGAGAGCTCAGTCGGTTGCAACGCATACAACGTCTGGTTGTCATTCTTGGATTTCGTTGTGGCTTGCGCCGCGGTGAATGCCTGAGATTGCGGCTTTGTGATTTTCATCCAGGAGAAAATCCAGTTTTGCTTATTCGTACCAGCCACTATGGACGGACAAAAACGCGCTCATCCGCACGTCAACTGCCTCTAAAAGCATTGCTTGGTGATCAATTTCTGCAGGAATTTTTGGCCTTATATCATGATAGGAAGATGGAAAGTGCAGATCACGAAGCCCTGCTTTTGAGCGGAATTGATGATGATCACCACATTGACCCTGCCCTGATATTTACCCCGATCCGGATGGCGCTACATCAGGTAACAGGAGATAACAGTCTGCGTTACCACCATTTGCGGCATTCGTTCGCAAACTGGATCTTTTTACGGTTACTCAGGCCGGATTTTGAACCAGGGGATGCGCCTTTTTTAGATCATGATGACTTCTCTTTAGCATCATGTCAGATGCTACGTTATCACTTGCTCGGCGGCCAGAACCAGAGTCGAAAAATCCTCTCCGAAACAGCACGATTACTTGGCCATGAGAGCCCCAAGACCACCCTGCACTCTTATGTCCACATCCTCGATTGGTTGCTGGCACGTTATCTCTCGACACCACCTTGTGAACCATCACTTAGTGTTAAGGCACTCAGCACGCTGACTGGGTTGGATCAGGATAAAATTTACTACCGGCAAAGTAAGTGTCGTAAAGACCTACCCTCTGAGCACCGGTGGTATCTTTCTGACTATCTTCCTTTTGTTAAATCAAAACTCGATACATTACAAATTCCGACCACAACTCCAAATATCGCACCACTGCCAAATCACGCGATGAAATCGGAATCCTTTTTGAAATTGCAAGTTGCCATTCCTGCAGCTCTCTTCAAAATGGCTCAGGGAAAAGACATAAATAAATTGGAAAAGCAGTTTCATATTCCTGCGTCTACTCTCATAGCATGGCAATCAATGTCAGATGCCATAGCAGGGATTCTGACCTCAAGAAAAATACCCCGACATATCAACATCCAGACTCGCGAGAATGGCTATCAAGTTTTTCCACCTCCTGTTAATTCCAAGGTCGAAAAAAATCTGCAACGCCGAATTTTCATACATGTTGCAGAATTCAACCAAGAAGAGATCTTAGGGCTGAAAAAGTTCCTTTGCCATTTTTTGCAACACTACAGCATCTCAGACAAAGGGATCACTCTAAGGGACATCAACCTTGTTGGTCATTATGCTAAACGCTTACAGATCCTCGGTATTATGCAAAAAGAGATATGTGTTACGGCAGTTCTCTTCGCGCCGAAATCTATGTCTTTGCAGGAAAAGTCATCATTTTCAAAACAGACTCAGAGCGAGCTAAGCAAACAGGTTGGCCGTTCAGTGCATGTTGTCCTGAGCGAACAAGAAACTAAAAAGCAGGAACATATAACTTACACAATCAAAGTGATTGATCCGACAGATCAACGAAATGAGGAGAGAGATGGGATATTTTATGCCAATTATGGCTTCCGGTCGGCACTCTACCTGTTGGCCATCGCCTTGTTACAACCACAAGATTTAAACCGCTAA
- a CDS encoding TraI domain-containing protein, whose amino-acid sequence MKHKAKQRIQDRYRVMDIQPTNNDHPSGCVILTLENAHQRIQGQLCRQGYYSLTQPLQPGNYIKIRGCLHTIDETPIVILETVQLINAPIAEAWYLIPLSWFHAPGHAVQLSQLLQQITNVALQAFLSSLCSDDTLIQKFLSLPASVRHHHACPGGLLEHSLECAQQMAWTSGLSGVEKQLGILAALLHDIGKVRTQGRGQWAYQQRQLLNHDLLTLEVLAPHLAILDNHWPAGALTLRYLLSWHISGYRAIPAMALAEMVRCADRISAAKDRERQAFAEDEGGNGIVHHDGVTRWQITDPWFQEPA is encoded by the coding sequence ATGAAGCATAAAGCCAAGCAACGCATTCAGGACCGCTACCGGGTGATGGACATTCAACCGACCAACAACGATCATCCATCTGGCTGTGTGATCCTGACTCTGGAGAATGCTCACCAGAGAATCCAAGGACAGCTGTGTCGACAAGGGTATTATTCCCTGACCCAGCCATTACAACCGGGCAATTACATTAAGATCAGAGGTTGTTTGCACACCATTGATGAAACACCCATCGTCATTCTTGAAACGGTTCAGCTTATCAATGCACCTATCGCTGAGGCGTGGTATCTGATCCCATTGAGCTGGTTTCATGCTCCTGGTCATGCCGTACAGTTGTCACAGCTTTTACAGCAGATTACGAATGTTGCACTGCAGGCCTTTCTCTCGTCACTGTGCAGTGATGACACGCTGATACAAAAATTTCTGTCACTCCCCGCCAGTGTTCGACATCACCACGCCTGCCCCGGTGGTTTACTCGAACACAGCCTCGAATGTGCTCAACAGATGGCTTGGACAAGTGGTCTTTCGGGTGTGGAGAAACAACTGGGAATTCTTGCCGCTTTGTTACACGACATCGGTAAAGTTCGCACCCAGGGAAGAGGGCAGTGGGCCTACCAGCAGCGCCAACTGCTGAATCATGATCTGTTGACCCTCGAAGTACTCGCTCCCCATTTAGCCATTCTTGACAATCACTGGCCTGCCGGGGCCTTGACGTTACGCTATTTGCTGAGTTGGCATATCTCCGGATATCGCGCGATTCCCGCCATGGCACTGGCCGAGATGGTCCGCTGCGCGGATCGAATCAGCGCGGCCAAAGATCGTGAGCGGCAAGCTTTTGCTGAGGACGAAGGCGGCAATGGGATTGTCCATCATGATGGAGTAACTCGTTGGCAAATTACAGACCCCTGGTTTCAGGAGCCAGCGTAA
- a CDS encoding DUF3596 domain-containing protein, which produces MGKVRVRKETGKLYFDFMYQGLRCREMTALNNTVENQRKMEQMLKRIDAEIMLEQFDYERYFPKSKMLEKLARQERLLSCGSRDDPLFKDFVEEWLFENEVRWKKSYAGNIRGILKNYLLKRFGEKKVSCITKAEILKFRSTLAKVTDGNRLSPDRINHIMTPLRMILADAADRYDFTTPFTGLKQLPVALSQVDPFSLKEVWRFLDLVRQDYRNYYLVRFFTGMRTSEVDGLKWCYVDFDRREILIRETLVKGQVETTKTHGSARTIQMSVPVYDALKQQKLATQQKSDYVFCTENGTPLNYSNVAARIWYPTLKRLGLKKRRPYQTRHTAATLWLAAGENPEWIARQMGHTTTKMLFTIYSRFVPNLTRNDGSAFETLIVSARQPEREAL; this is translated from the coding sequence ATGGGTAAAGTGCGTGTGCGCAAGGAAACCGGCAAGCTGTATTTTGATTTCATGTACCAGGGCTTACGCTGCCGGGAAATGACTGCCCTGAACAACACCGTTGAAAACCAGCGCAAGATGGAGCAGATGCTCAAACGGATTGATGCCGAGATCATGCTCGAACAGTTTGATTATGAGCGCTACTTTCCAAAGTCAAAGATGCTTGAGAAGCTGGCCCGTCAGGAGCGACTACTAAGCTGTGGTAGCCGTGATGATCCGCTGTTTAAAGACTTTGTCGAAGAGTGGCTGTTTGAAAACGAAGTGCGCTGGAAGAAATCTTACGCCGGTAATATCCGGGGCATTTTGAAAAACTATCTGCTCAAAAGGTTTGGCGAAAAAAAAGTCAGCTGCATCACCAAAGCCGAGATCCTGAAATTCCGTTCCACACTCGCCAAAGTAACAGACGGAAACAGGTTGTCGCCCGACCGGATAAACCACATCATGACGCCTTTGCGTATGATACTGGCTGACGCAGCTGACCGTTACGACTTTACCACGCCTTTTACCGGATTGAAACAATTGCCCGTTGCACTGTCACAGGTCGATCCGTTCTCTCTTAAGGAAGTCTGGCGGTTTCTGGACTTGGTGCGTCAGGACTATCGCAACTACTATCTGGTGCGTTTCTTTACCGGCATGCGCACCTCCGAAGTCGATGGACTCAAATGGTGCTACGTTGATTTTGACCGGCGCGAGATCCTGATTCGTGAAACTCTGGTCAAAGGGCAGGTGGAAACCACCAAAACCCACGGCTCCGCTCGCACCATCCAGATGTCGGTTCCGGTCTATGACGCCCTCAAACAACAGAAACTCGCTACCCAGCAAAAAAGTGACTATGTGTTCTGCACGGAAAACGGCACTCCACTCAATTACAGCAATGTCGCGGCGCGTATCTGGTATCCGACCCTGAAACGATTGGGCCTGAAAAAACGTCGTCCCTATCAGACCCGCCACACTGCAGCCACCCTGTGGTTGGCAGCTGGTGAGAATCCGGAATGGATTGCCCGACAGATGGGGCATACCACCACCAAGATGCTGTTCACCATCTACAGCCGCTTTGTTCCCAACCTGACCCGCAATGACGGCTCCGCCTTTGAGACCCTGATCGTCTCAGCCCGCCAGCCGGAAAGAGAGGCGCTATGA
- a CDS encoding antitoxin Xre/MbcA/ParS toxin-binding domain-containing protein, whose protein sequence is MKLFPEIRIYRHHLSKNRKKKMPKPTDILQDIDPKSADSRARLAQLIMRLFEHWQLSDEDQAALLGLSTKSQTALENYRHGKPLANNMDLINRAGHLLSIHKSLRLLYPHNMNIVYTWIKRPNKEFDNKSPLDVIKEKHFEGLRTISSYLTAAIDR, encoded by the coding sequence ATGAAATTATTCCCTGAAATCAGGATATATCGACATCATTTATCAAAAAACAGAAAGAAAAAAATGCCCAAGCCAACTGACATTCTTCAGGACATCGACCCCAAAAGCGCTGATTCACGAGCCAGACTCGCTCAACTAATCATGCGATTATTTGAACACTGGCAACTAAGCGATGAGGATCAGGCCGCGTTACTTGGCCTATCAACCAAAAGCCAAACGGCGCTAGAGAATTATCGTCATGGCAAACCATTAGCAAACAACATGGACTTAATCAACCGTGCTGGCCACTTACTGAGCATTCACAAGTCACTTCGGCTTCTTTATCCCCACAATATGAATATCGTTTATACTTGGATAAAGAGGCCAAACAAAGAATTCGATAACAAAAGCCCCCTTGATGTCATCAAAGAAAAACATTTCGAAGGATTACGGACAATCAGCAGCTACCTTACTGCCGCCATTGACAGGTGA
- a CDS encoding STAS domain-containing protein has translation MYELERKSIQNSEGGPCQVLAVRGNLGIAVVRKLKDDLLALLKNNDSVVIDLTEVSDIDYSILQLMCSANKYAQKHGKTFKLTGQNAHVVMVEAQSVGYFRAEGCKDAKDPTRCLWLAETSA, from the coding sequence ATGTACGAATTAGAACGTAAAAGCATCCAAAATAGTGAGGGAGGTCCCTGTCAGGTCCTCGCTGTCCGCGGTAACCTGGGGATTGCTGTCGTCCGCAAGCTTAAGGATGATCTGCTTGCACTATTGAAAAACAATGATTCTGTCGTGATTGATTTAACTGAAGTTAGTGATATCGATTACAGCATTTTACAACTGATGTGTTCTGCCAATAAATACGCCCAGAAGCACGGTAAAACCTTTAAACTGACAGGACAAAATGCTCACGTTGTTATGGTCGAAGCGCAATCCGTCGGGTATTTTCGCGCCGAAGGGTGCAAGGACGCCAAAGATCCGACACGATGTTTGTGGTTAGCGGAAACCTCCGCTTAA
- a CDS encoding 4Fe-4S binding protein, with amino-acid sequence MQIKLNIEKMTVVRSIVQWSFFVWILIIGIQFGFFVRHFAMKGESFFVNRPAGVEGFLPIGALASLKHWLYTGQVDRIHPAALVLFLTFLAMSLLAKKSFCSWLCPVGTVSEGLWKFGKWLFGRSFHMWGWLDFLLRGGKYLLLLFFVKILLLDMPVYALEQFLQTPYWAISDVKMLYFFTNMSLTTIFVLLLLAGLSLFYKNFWCRYLCPYGALLGLISFFSPLKIRRNVLTCTDCGLCSRACPSRLSVHRLKTVSSPECSGCLSCVDACPTAAVQMKLSLWSASLPRWTFPVVVLVVYAGGVTLGMVTGHWDSSLGYEDYQRLIPMTNFLSH; translated from the coding sequence ATGCAAATTAAGTTGAACATTGAAAAAATGACGGTTGTACGCTCGATTGTGCAATGGAGCTTCTTTGTCTGGATTTTGATTATTGGAATCCAGTTTGGTTTTTTTGTCAGACATTTTGCGATGAAGGGAGAGTCCTTCTTTGTCAATAGACCTGCAGGCGTTGAAGGGTTTTTACCCATTGGCGCGCTGGCAAGTTTAAAACACTGGCTGTATACGGGTCAGGTTGACCGGATTCATCCGGCAGCCTTGGTTCTTTTTCTCACATTTTTAGCAATGAGTTTGTTGGCAAAAAAATCATTTTGCTCCTGGCTCTGTCCGGTCGGTACCGTTTCCGAGGGACTCTGGAAGTTTGGCAAGTGGCTCTTCGGGCGCAGTTTTCATATGTGGGGATGGTTGGATTTTTTGTTACGCGGGGGGAAATATCTCCTGTTGCTGTTTTTCGTCAAAATCCTGCTACTTGATATGCCTGTTTATGCTCTTGAACAGTTTTTGCAAACACCCTACTGGGCGATCAGTGATGTCAAAATGCTTTACTTTTTTACTAATATGTCGCTGACGACCATATTTGTTCTTCTTCTATTGGCGGGGCTCTCTCTTTTCTATAAAAATTTCTGGTGTCGCTACCTGTGCCCTTATGGTGCCTTGCTGGGATTGATCAGTTTTTTCAGTCCGTTGAAAATCCGTCGCAATGTTTTGACTTGTACTGATTGTGGTCTTTGCAGTCGCGCCTGCCCGTCTCGATTGAGCGTTCACCGTCTTAAAACCGTCAGTAGTCCTGAATGCTCTGGCTGTCTTTCCTGTGTTGATGCCTGCCCGACTGCGGCCGTACAGATGAAACTTTCACTCTGGTCAGCTTCACTGCCGCGTTGGACTTTTCCTGTTGTCGTTTTGGTTGTTTATGCCGGTGGAGTTACTCTCGGAATGGTAACGGGGCACTGGGATAGTTCGTTAGGTTACGAGGACTATCAGCGCTTGATTCCGATGACGAATTTTTTGAGCCATTGA
- a CDS encoding CGGC domain-containing protein: protein MTEIKEKTYLVIVQCHIVQERCSGFHCEKALHDRTGGFSVYPETINFRSLSLTCGGCCGRALHRKLTNLIRQAQKRDGISKEDIVVHLSSCITKDNYHAPICPHLDYLKILIGKLGLDLVEDTWISKTAEKRRQEGLYRNNQCMKETPHG from the coding sequence ATGACCGAGATCAAGGAAAAGACATATCTGGTGATTGTACAGTGCCACATCGTTCAAGAGCGTTGTTCAGGTTTTCATTGCGAAAAGGCTCTGCATGATCGAACCGGTGGTTTTTCCGTATATCCCGAAACCATAAATTTTCGCAGTCTCTCATTGACGTGTGGCGGTTGCTGCGGCCGAGCACTTCATCGAAAACTGACGAACTTGATACGTCAGGCACAAAAGCGTGACGGGATCAGTAAAGAGGACATTGTTGTGCATCTTTCTTCTTGTATCACTAAAGATAATTATCATGCGCCAATATGCCCCCATCTCGATTACCTGAAAATTCTGATCGGCAAGCTTGGGCTTGACCTGGTCGAAGATACCTGGATCAGTAAAACGGCTGAAAAGAGGCGCCAGGAAGGCCTTTACCGTAACAATCAATGCATGAAGGAGACGCCCCATGGTTAA
- a CDS encoding HPP family protein, with product MTKRHDAVLMKRHMLVPNCLKRLPKRCHAPLVGPRSSMTFHDSLWSFLSGTFGILVIFWLTELLDFPLLIGSFGASAVLLFGAADSPLAQPRNVIAGHVVSAVVAVCVVALLGTGQLAIAVAVGLAIFVMNVTHTTHPPGGATALIGVQGGAGPEYIVIPVLLGALILLLTALITNNLVYHRKYPKHWF from the coding sequence GTGACGAAAAGACATGACGCAGTTTTGATGAAACGCCACATGCTGGTACCGAATTGCTTGAAGCGTCTTCCTAAGCGTTGCCATGCGCCTCTGGTGGGGCCACGCTCTTCGATGACATTTCACGATTCCTTGTGGAGCTTCCTTAGTGGGACGTTCGGTATTTTGGTCATTTTTTGGCTTACCGAGCTGTTGGATTTTCCGTTGCTGATTGGTTCCTTTGGAGCTTCTGCTGTTCTTTTATTCGGCGCTGCAGACTCACCTTTGGCGCAACCGCGTAACGTGATTGCCGGACATGTTGTTTCCGCTGTGGTTGCCGTCTGTGTGGTAGCGCTTTTGGGTACCGGCCAACTTGCCATTGCCGTGGCCGTTGGGCTAGCTATTTTTGTCATGAACGTAACCCACACAACGCATCCTCCGGGAGGTGCCACGGCTTTGATCGGTGTGCAAGGAGGCGCAGGGCCGGAATATATTGTTATTCCCGTGCTCCTCGGAGCGTTAATCCTGCTGTTGACGGCTCTCATAACAAACAATCTGGTTTATCACCGGAAATATCCGAAACACTGGTTTTGA
- a CDS encoding sigma 54-interacting transcriptional regulator: MMDISVFQTILASMGEGLVFADQDDTIRFINAAAEKIRGIRAHKFLGRQLLDMHTPRARAPLSQLLIKLKKGELNHSTRTIRVKKKFFENTYYPIRNSSGVYTGTLMVSRDVTEKSQLKDENEKLRRQLLAGEGLAGMMGKSAAMKTVFKTILATAKLDSTMLITGESGTGKELVARALHELSTRKNGPMININCAALPENLLEAELFGYEKGSFTGAGQARSGKFEQADGGTLFLDEIGEMSLSAQTKLLRVLQEKKVQRIGGEKEIRINVRIVAATNRDLREEMEKGHFREDLFFRLNVIPVQLPPLRERREDILPLANLFLAKFSTAMHKPLKKMRKETIQALLRYPFPGNIRELENVLERAVALCQDGDLAPEDLPDEITRTAATVSQGAALMDEGLTVTMQHLEQQIVSDAIRRANGRKNEAAKLLKISRKTLWEKLKKWQEA, translated from the coding sequence ATGATGGATATTTCTGTTTTTCAGACCATTTTAGCAAGCATGGGAGAGGGTCTGGTTTTTGCTGATCAGGATGACACGATCCGCTTCATCAATGCCGCAGCCGAAAAGATCCGCGGTATCCGCGCGCACAAATTTCTTGGTCGACAACTTTTGGATATGCACACCCCGCGAGCCAGAGCGCCCCTATCCCAATTGTTAATCAAGTTGAAGAAAGGCGAACTCAATCATTCCACGCGTACGATTCGAGTGAAAAAAAAATTCTTTGAAAATACCTACTACCCAATCCGCAATAGCTCTGGAGTTTATACCGGCACTTTGATGGTCAGCCGAGATGTCACTGAAAAAAGCCAACTAAAAGATGAAAACGAGAAATTACGTCGCCAGCTTCTGGCCGGAGAGGGCCTTGCCGGAATGATGGGCAAAAGCGCTGCAATGAAAACCGTCTTCAAGACCATTTTGGCGACAGCCAAACTTGATTCTACCATGTTAATTACCGGCGAAAGTGGTACCGGCAAAGAACTGGTTGCCCGGGCGTTACATGAATTGAGCACCAGAAAAAACGGACCCATGATTAACATCAACTGTGCCGCGCTTCCAGAGAACCTCCTTGAGGCAGAACTCTTCGGCTATGAAAAAGGCTCGTTTACTGGAGCAGGTCAGGCGCGTTCTGGTAAATTTGAACAAGCCGATGGTGGCACCCTCTTTCTGGATGAAATTGGCGAAATGTCCTTGTCCGCCCAAACAAAACTACTGCGGGTGTTACAAGAAAAGAAGGTGCAACGGATCGGGGGAGAAAAAGAGATCCGTATCAATGTTCGTATTGTTGCGGCCACCAACAGAGATTTGCGTGAAGAGATGGAAAAAGGCCATTTCAGAGAGGATTTGTTTTTCCGACTCAATGTCATACCGGTTCAACTACCACCGCTTCGGGAACGACGTGAAGATATTTTGCCGCTAGCCAATCTTTTTCTCGCTAAATTCTCCACCGCGATGCATAAACCCCTGAAAAAGATGCGTAAAGAAACCATCCAGGCACTTCTGCGCTACCCTTTCCCTGGCAACATCCGTGAACTTGAAAATGTTTTAGAACGCGCAGTAGCGCTTTGTCAGGATGGCGACCTCGCTCCTGAAGATTTACCGGATGAAATCACGCGGACCGCCGCCACTGTTTCACAGGGGGCAGCCCTTATGGACGAGGGACTGACAGTGACTATGCAACACCTAGAACAGCAGATCGTTAGCGACGCTATACGCCGAGCGAACGGCAGAAAAAATGAGGCGGCAAAGCTGTTAAAAATATCGCGAAAAACATTGTGGGAAAAACTGAAAAAATGGCAAGAAGCGTAA